Below is a window of Streptomyces spongiicola DNA.
ACGGCTACCGCGCCGCGCTCGGCGAGCTGCTGCGCACCATGCCTCCGCCCGACCGGCAGCCCCGCCCCGTCCGCACGGCGCAGCCCGTGGTCGCCGCCGTCCTGCCCCCATCCCCCGCCGCTCCGGCACCCGCGCGTGCCGGGGCGGCGAGGGCCCGCCGACCGTGAAAGCCCCCGCTTGCCCCACTCGACGTCCACCGAGATAGCCGGACGGATCGAGGACCTGTACGGCGCACCGCTTGCCGAGCTCAAAGCCCACGCTCAGGACCAGCCGGCCGGCATGCTCTCCGCCCTCCTCGGCATGCACGACGACCTCACCCTCGCCGAGCGCAGCATCGACTTCCACCGCGACCGCCTCGCCCAGCTCATCCACCCCGAGCGGCAGATCGGCGGACCCGAGGTCTCCCACCTTCTCGACGGCGCCCGCCGGCTCGCCGAAGCGGTCGCAGTCCGCGACGTCCAAGTCAAGTCGGTCTCCGCCGTTCTCCAGAGCCTTGCCCGCGTCCCCGCGCCTGCACCGCCCCCGGCCACCGCGCCAGCTGTACCCGCCCCGCCAGTCCCGGCCGTGAGCCCTGCACCAAGCCGCTGACCCGCGGGCATCCCCCTTCACCCACCCAGGAGTTCCTCCCTTGGCCATCACCGGTCTGCCCCCTGACACCGACGCTGACATCGCGCGGGTCACCGAGGCGCTCGCCATGATCACTCCGCGATGGAACGTGCGGATCCTGCTGGCCCTGTCCGGGCCGCCGCTGCGGTACAGCGAGCTGGCGGCCAAGGTGTCCTGGCTGCAGAACGGCCAGCTCCACCCCAAGCTCAAGTCGCTGTGCGACGCCGGCCTCGTCCAGCGCACCGAACACACCTCGCGGCACGTCACCTACGGACACACCGACCGCTGCGCAGCCCTTCTGCCGGTGCTGCCACTGATCGTCACCTGGGCCGAGGAGCACCTCGAGAAGGCGGACCGCCCGCTGCCCGCGATCGAGCAGATCGAGGACAGCCTCACCCTGCTCACCCGGCGGCACGCCGCCGCCATCCTGTGGGTGCTGAAGTCCCGTGAAGAGGTCAGCGGCCGGGCGCTGGCCAGGATCATCATGCCCAGCAGCGACTGGACCAACATCTACCCGCCGCTGCGGCAGCTCGTGGCCGACGGCCTGGTCGACACCGAGGGCATAGGCCAGCCCTACCGCCTGTCGGTGGCGGGCGACGGCCTGGGGCCCGTCTTCGGCGCCCTCTCTGCGTGGTCCGCCGGGCACCCCCTCACCCATGCTGTCCAGCACCCGGTCTGGGGGCGCCCGGGGGCCGCACCCCCGCCGAAGCCGTGGGTCAGCAACGTGTCCCTGCCGGCTCCCACAGCCTCGTCGGCTGTCCGGGCTGCAGGGGCCTCTCGCCCGACGTGGCAGATCCGCGACCTGTTCTCGCACACCGCGACC
It encodes the following:
- a CDS encoding winged helix-turn-helix transcriptional regulator; protein product: MAITGLPPDTDADIARVTEALAMITPRWNVRILLALSGPPLRYSELAAKVSWLQNGQLHPKLKSLCDAGLVQRTEHTSRHVTYGHTDRCAALLPVLPLIVTWAEEHLEKADRPLPAIEQIEDSLTLLTRRHAAAILWVLKSREEVSGRALARIIMPSSDWTNIYPPLRQLVADGLVDTEGIGQPYRLSVAGDGLGPVFGALSAWSAGHPLTHAVQHPVWGRPGAAPPPKPWVSNVSLPAPTASSAVRAAGASRPTWQIRDLFSHTATARPKAALTAGGPRR